The Edaphobacter sp. 12200R-103 genome contains a region encoding:
- a CDS encoding BrnA antitoxin family protein has translation MKTLKRMETNKVARAIEVDAGHALPGLRDSLAQANKGRFQQVHTPEQIVERRRGRRMGRRGELTKEVVTIQLDTDVIAVLCASGDGWQTRVNDALRASLSLCGKIDPA, from the coding sequence GTGAAGACACTGAAAAGGATGGAAACAAACAAAGTAGCCCGTGCAATCGAAGTAGATGCTGGGCACGCGTTGCCAGGGCTACGTGATTCGCTGGCACAAGCGAACAAGGGCCGGTTTCAGCAGGTTCATACGCCTGAGCAGATCGTAGAACGCCGTCGCGGTCGCCGTATGGGAAGAAGAGGGGAGCTAACTAAAGAGGTGGTCACAATCCAGTTGGATACCGATGTGATTGCTGTGCTCTGTGCAAGCGGCGACGGATGGCAGACCCGCGTCAATGATGCGCTACGCGCCTCTTTGTCTTTGTGTGGAAAGATCGATCCCGCATAA
- a CDS encoding FG-GAP-like repeat-containing protein, with translation MAIQADFNGDGRPDFFYYDPLYRPNTSIRTEILLSHADGSYSDPLAVSLDGTPQQCHPYDINGDHFADLVCISFASGSPALQVMYSFIGNGDGTFQPSIRTDISINNDFYSSVGVTIAGDINGDGKLDVILTNLDRLNTIYPMLGDGAGHFTLGKPLNLRYYSSGVRLYDELHDVNGDGKLDLLYGQPLQVYLGNGDGTFTSGFIAGNYQNCFFTDFDNDQHLDAECVDISSNSNIILHGNPDGTFNTTPIATPDFSNTTVLAIKDLNGDGMPDVISLGPKGTIIYLGKPGLKFAPPIAYSFSAGYSNFGVTDPLIDDYNGDGILDLATTAFDGIYIAYGRGDGSFRAPRPTESGTAIGGIAVGDFDEDGAPDVITSGSPSLLLNHGKGDGTFATSTPIQRDGLAANAGISSQVFQGDFNGDGHLDLVTNNSGSLAQIFFGKGDGTFSDPVFASSTFNFIPFQGAVVADINGDGRADLIAPNNSYPTGDVWVMLSNGDGSFSAQSIATFNSALSVAAGDVNGDNKLDLVVSIAGGVQIFLGKGDGTFNQVVSAPAAPSTGNGTFSPGQAVFGDFDGDGKRDFVVTNNLSTYYLTIYYGNGDGTFSAPSTIATGVSPTGLFLNLAAHDLNGDGLDDLLYSGSSIYQVAEISILHAKPGRTFDAGMGLLAGFGTLTPSIADFNKDGRPDLLFSNSYASPGIFTVLLNRESTGTTLTVDHTAIQYGQGAGFTAQVTFSADSTSAPPPSATVILSGLPGSPVTLPIAFSSPGANAPFSGTARYEAINLLPGTYNVTARLNASCCLTPSKSAVTTLVVAPAATTTTLALTPVPPLTGQPATLRVQVSSQTTVTSGTITFFDQGTQIGTAPVASGAASFTTSPLSAGAHSITAVFASDQNFLTSSSQPLTVTVFDRGYQLTAAQTNLSLGANGSTDLVTLSPVQGFYGKVTLSWLGHAG, from the coding sequence GTGGCGATTCAGGCAGACTTCAATGGAGACGGCCGACCTGACTTCTTTTACTACGACCCTCTTTACAGACCGAATACTTCCATCCGGACCGAAATCCTGCTTTCGCATGCAGATGGCAGCTATTCCGATCCGTTAGCCGTATCGCTGGACGGCACCCCGCAGCAATGCCATCCCTATGACATCAATGGTGACCACTTCGCCGACCTTGTCTGCATCTCGTTCGCATCGGGATCCCCTGCGTTGCAGGTCATGTACTCCTTTATCGGGAACGGAGATGGTACTTTCCAGCCGTCCATTCGCACAGATATCTCCATCAACAACGATTTTTATTCATCCGTTGGCGTCACCATAGCAGGAGACATCAACGGCGACGGCAAACTCGATGTGATTCTTACCAATCTGGACCGGCTCAATACGATCTATCCGATGCTCGGCGATGGAGCGGGACACTTCACTCTCGGCAAGCCATTGAATCTGCGCTACTACAGTTCAGGAGTCCGCCTTTACGACGAATTGCATGACGTTAATGGCGATGGCAAACTCGATCTTCTGTACGGACAGCCGCTTCAGGTCTATCTCGGCAACGGAGATGGTACGTTCACGTCTGGATTCATCGCTGGAAACTACCAGAATTGCTTCTTTACCGACTTCGATAACGACCAACACCTTGATGCAGAGTGTGTGGACATAAGCTCCAACTCAAACATAATTCTGCATGGCAATCCGGACGGCACCTTCAATACCACGCCGATTGCGACGCCTGACTTTAGCAATACAACGGTTCTCGCCATAAAGGACTTGAATGGAGATGGCATGCCGGATGTGATCAGCCTCGGCCCCAAAGGGACGATCATCTATCTCGGTAAACCAGGGCTTAAATTTGCGCCTCCCATCGCCTATTCGTTTTCTGCGGGATACAGCAACTTCGGAGTGACCGATCCTCTGATCGACGACTACAACGGCGACGGAATCCTTGATCTGGCGACCACGGCTTTCGATGGTATCTACATCGCATATGGCCGTGGAGATGGTTCCTTCCGCGCGCCACGCCCGACCGAATCGGGAACGGCCATCGGAGGAATCGCTGTGGGGGACTTCGATGAGGATGGCGCGCCGGACGTCATTACTTCGGGTAGTCCAAGCCTCCTGCTAAACCATGGAAAAGGAGATGGCACCTTCGCCACATCAACACCGATTCAAAGGGACGGTCTGGCGGCGAACGCGGGAATATCCTCCCAGGTGTTTCAGGGAGACTTCAACGGCGATGGTCATCTTGACCTGGTTACCAACAATAGCGGCTCGTTGGCACAGATCTTCTTCGGGAAGGGTGACGGTACATTCAGCGACCCGGTTTTCGCGAGCTCTACCTTCAACTTCATTCCGTTTCAAGGCGCGGTCGTCGCTGACATCAATGGTGATGGACGCGCGGACCTGATAGCACCGAATAATTCTTATCCCACGGGAGACGTGTGGGTGATGCTCTCCAATGGAGACGGAAGTTTCTCTGCGCAGTCGATCGCCACCTTCAACAGCGCTCTGTCTGTTGCGGCGGGCGATGTGAACGGAGACAACAAACTCGACCTGGTTGTTTCGATTGCTGGAGGAGTCCAAATCTTTTTAGGGAAGGGCGATGGCACATTCAATCAAGTCGTTTCGGCTCCTGCTGCGCCTTCTACCGGCAACGGAACTTTCAGTCCTGGCCAGGCTGTCTTCGGGGACTTTGATGGCGATGGGAAGAGAGACTTTGTCGTCACAAACAATCTGAGTACTTACTATCTGACCATTTATTACGGCAACGGCGATGGTACCTTCTCCGCTCCATCCACCATCGCGACGGGCGTTTCTCCAACGGGGTTGTTTTTGAATCTTGCTGCGCATGACCTGAACGGCGACGGCTTGGACGATCTGCTATACAGCGGCAGCAGCATATACCAGGTGGCAGAGATCTCTATCCTGCATGCCAAGCCGGGCCGTACCTTCGATGCAGGCATGGGGCTGCTGGCTGGTTTCGGTACGTTGACCCCATCGATTGCAGACTTCAACAAAGATGGACGGCCCGACCTGCTGTTCTCGAACTCCTATGCTTCTCCGGGCATCTTCACCGTCCTGTTGAATCGGGAGTCCACCGGTACGACCCTTACTGTGGACCATACCGCCATCCAGTACGGCCAGGGTGCAGGTTTTACTGCGCAGGTTACATTCTCCGCCGATAGCACCTCTGCGCCGCCCCCGTCGGCAACAGTCATTCTCAGTGGACTGCCCGGTAGCCCCGTCACTCTCCCGATCGCATTTTCGTCTCCTGGCGCCAATGCTCCTTTCTCCGGAACAGCACGGTATGAGGCTATCAATCTGCTGCCTGGCACATACAACGTGACCGCAAGGCTTAATGCGAGTTGCTGCCTCACTCCATCGAAGTCTGCAGTCACAACCCTTGTAGTGGCCCCCGCGGCGACAACAACCACTCTTGCGCTGACTCCAGTACCACCACTGACAGGCCAACCGGCTACTCTTCGTGTACAGGTAAGCAGCCAAACGACTGTGACCTCAGGCACGATCACCTTCTTCGATCAGGGCACGCAGATTGGTACCGCGCCTGTTGCGTCCGGGGCAGCCAGTTTTACCACTTCACCGTTGTCTGCAGGCGCGCATAGCATTACGGCGGTGTTTGCAAGCGACCAGAACTTCCTCACCTCTAGTTCGCAACCGCTCACCGTCACGGTCTTCGATCGTGGCTATCAACTCACGGCAGCTCAAACAAATCTCTCGCTCGGCGCCAACGGCAGCACGGACCTTGTGACACTTTCGCCGGTGCAGGGCTTCTACGGCAAGGTAACTCTAAGCTGGCTCGGTCACGCCGGCTGA